A region from the Natronorubrum halophilum genome encodes:
- a CDS encoding sigma-E factor regulatory protein RseB domain-containing protein gives MTIRRFTAVVAVSLLLVTAGCLGAVSFDDGDADPDEDADDELPATNELPDADELLEQTMEAESSIDDVHGVQTVTVDDGDDVVTSTHEVWQRSSGEYRSELLETDDSEEFDVTVSNGTTTWMYDEADNEAVRTDLEFDAEELEALSEEMADSLYANMTATVDGTATVADRKAYVLELTPDGDDAIYESVTLWIDQESKYPLKQESTMTATGNVTVTIAFEEVTFNEGIDDERFAFEPPADAEIIDTNDFAFEQFDDIGPAADATPFELPDPDVPAEYALEGVTVSEGLNGWSASLQYADDAETFLFVSVTNGETDSVVDPDGTPVEIGETDAIVREFGPETTAIEWNDGGLSYTVSGDLETDELTAIAESIVD, from the coding sequence GGGCTGTCTCGGCGCGGTTTCCTTCGACGACGGCGACGCCGACCCCGACGAGGATGCTGACGATGAACTGCCCGCTACGAACGAGCTACCCGACGCGGACGAACTGCTCGAGCAGACGATGGAAGCCGAATCGTCCATCGACGACGTCCACGGCGTCCAGACGGTGACGGTGGACGACGGCGACGACGTCGTCACGTCGACACACGAAGTCTGGCAGCGCTCGTCCGGCGAGTACCGAAGCGAACTCCTCGAGACCGACGACTCCGAGGAGTTCGACGTCACGGTCTCGAACGGAACGACGACCTGGATGTACGATGAAGCCGACAACGAGGCCGTGCGAACGGACCTCGAGTTCGACGCGGAGGAACTGGAAGCGCTGAGCGAGGAGATGGCCGATTCCCTCTACGCCAACATGACCGCGACGGTCGACGGGACCGCCACCGTGGCCGACCGCAAGGCCTACGTCCTCGAACTCACGCCCGACGGCGACGACGCGATCTACGAGTCGGTTACGCTCTGGATCGATCAGGAATCGAAGTACCCGCTGAAACAGGAGAGCACGATGACGGCTACCGGGAACGTGACGGTAACCATCGCGTTCGAAGAAGTCACCTTCAACGAGGGTATCGACGACGAACGGTTCGCGTTCGAACCGCCTGCGGACGCCGAGATCATCGACACTAACGACTTCGCGTTCGAACAGTTCGACGACATCGGGCCGGCCGCGGACGCGACACCGTTCGAACTCCCCGATCCCGACGTTCCTGCCGAGTACGCACTCGAGGGCGTCACGGTCTCCGAGGGTCTCAACGGATGGAGCGCATCCCTCCAGTACGCGGACGACGCCGAAACGTTCCTGTTCGTCAGCGTCACCAATGGCGAGACCGACTCCGTCGTTGACCCGGACGGCACGCCGGTCGAGATCGGCGAAACCGACGCGATCGTTCGCGAGTTCGGACCGGAGACGACTGCGATCGAGTGGAATGACGGCGGGCTCAGCTACACCGTGAGCGGCGACCTCGAGACCGACGAGCTGACCGCGATCGCCGAGTCGATCGTCGACTAA
- a CDS encoding aldehyde dehydrogenase family protein, whose translation MSQQATEQMYGHYIGGEWSDDDGDTFESRNPATGETLATFRRGTVDDVDAALAAAENASEEWRSLSYIDRAEYLWDIYHELRERHEELGEIVSKECGKEISEGKADVTEAWHMVEWAAGNARHPHGDVVPSEVAGKDAYMRRKPRGVIGCITPWNFPVAIPFWHMAIALVEGNTVVWKPAEQTPWCGQVIAEMMDDAEIPEGVFNMVQGFGDAGAAITEDDRVDTVLFTGSAEVGHEISGKVGGEPGKLAACEMGGKNGIVVTEEADLDIAVHSAIMSSFKTTGQRCVSSERLIVHTDVYDEFKDRFVDIAEDVSVGDPLEDDTFMGPAIEADHVEKIRQHNELAREEGAEVLVDRFELEESEIPDGSDAGHWVGPFVYEIDYDSDLRCLQEECFGPHVALIEYEGDIERALEIHNDTPYGLAGAIISEDYRQLHAFRDRAEIGLAYANLPCIGAEVQLPFGGVKKSGNGYPSAREAIEAVTERTAWTMNNSKEIEMAQGLSADITTGED comes from the coding sequence ATGAGTCAGCAAGCCACCGAACAGATGTACGGCCACTACATCGGCGGAGAGTGGAGCGACGACGACGGCGACACGTTCGAGAGTCGAAACCCCGCTACGGGCGAGACGCTGGCGACGTTCCGTCGCGGAACGGTCGACGACGTCGACGCCGCACTCGCGGCCGCAGAGAACGCCTCCGAGGAGTGGCGCTCCCTGTCCTACATCGACCGCGCGGAGTACCTCTGGGATATCTACCACGAACTCCGCGAGCGCCACGAGGAACTGGGCGAAATCGTTTCGAAGGAGTGCGGCAAGGAGATTTCCGAAGGGAAGGCGGACGTCACGGAAGCTTGGCACATGGTCGAGTGGGCTGCGGGCAACGCCCGTCACCCTCACGGGGACGTCGTCCCCTCGGAAGTCGCGGGCAAGGACGCCTACATGCGCCGAAAACCGCGGGGCGTAATCGGCTGTATCACGCCGTGGAACTTCCCCGTCGCCATCCCGTTCTGGCACATGGCCATCGCGCTGGTCGAGGGCAACACCGTCGTCTGGAAGCCCGCCGAACAGACGCCGTGGTGCGGGCAGGTCATCGCCGAGATGATGGACGACGCCGAAATCCCGGAGGGCGTGTTCAACATGGTCCAGGGCTTCGGCGACGCCGGCGCGGCGATCACCGAAGACGACCGCGTCGACACCGTCCTCTTTACGGGCTCCGCGGAGGTCGGCCACGAAATCTCGGGCAAGGTCGGCGGCGAACCCGGCAAACTCGCCGCCTGCGAGATGGGCGGGAAAAACGGGATCGTCGTCACCGAGGAGGCGGATCTCGACATCGCGGTCCACTCCGCGATCATGTCCAGCTTCAAGACGACAGGGCAGCGCTGCGTCTCGAGCGAGCGCCTGATCGTTCACACGGACGTCTACGACGAGTTCAAAGACCGGTTCGTCGACATCGCCGAGGACGTCTCGGTCGGGGATCCGCTCGAGGATGACACGTTCATGGGGCCGGCGATCGAGGCCGACCACGTCGAGAAGATTCGCCAGCACAACGAACTGGCCCGGGAGGAAGGCGCGGAGGTACTCGTCGACCGGTTCGAACTCGAGGAGAGCGAGATTCCGGACGGCTCCGACGCGGGCCACTGGGTCGGGCCGTTCGTCTACGAGATCGACTACGATTCCGACCTGCGCTGTCTGCAAGAGGAGTGTTTCGGCCCGCACGTCGCCCTGATAGAATACGAGGGCGACATCGAGCGCGCGCTCGAGATCCACAACGACACGCCCTACGGGCTCGCGGGGGCGATCATCTCCGAGGACTACCGTCAGCTCCACGCGTTCCGCGATCGGGCGGAGATCGGCCTCGCGTACGCGAACCTGCCGTGTATCGGCGCGGAGGTGCAGTTGCCCTTCGGCGGCGTGAAGAAGTCGGGTAACGGCTATCCGAGCGCTCGAGAGGCCATCGAGGCCGTCACGGAGCGGACTGCCTGGACGATGAACAACTCGAAAGAGATCGAGATGGCACAGGGGCTGTCGGCGGATATCACGACGGGCGAGGACTGA
- a CDS encoding phosphatase PAP2 family protein has translation MIRVPSSRGVGEFDLFRESIPEWGAVLIALLTQLGDVWFLALVLTILYWADAPTRDDIATVAGVALAGMGLYNGLKELFGLPRPKMPLLDPMLLPRLVQPLYEATATAGGYGFPSGHAVNTTIVYVGLAGVLSIGTKHLRFGLAAALVSLVSFTRVALGVHYVVDVVAGVGIGLALLLATRALLAREFADRPTITFALGIGFSAFFLVASDWTADAVLLCAGSVGAFGGWQLVMLGRDAVAVSSLSRALRSILLRAGGAVVASIPLGVALVSLSAVAGIVGFVTGAIVVLPVVRHSERVRDLFARTRHPRRSK, from the coding sequence GTGATCCGCGTACCCTCGTCCCGCGGCGTCGGCGAGTTCGATCTGTTTCGAGAGTCGATCCCCGAGTGGGGAGCCGTGCTCATCGCCCTGCTGACGCAACTCGGCGACGTCTGGTTTCTCGCGCTCGTCCTCACGATTCTCTACTGGGCCGACGCGCCGACTCGCGACGACATCGCCACCGTCGCGGGCGTCGCGCTGGCCGGAATGGGGCTGTACAACGGACTCAAGGAGCTGTTCGGTTTGCCCCGTCCCAAGATGCCGCTGCTCGATCCGATGTTGTTGCCGCGGCTCGTCCAGCCGTTGTACGAGGCGACGGCGACGGCCGGCGGCTACGGCTTTCCGAGCGGCCACGCCGTCAACACCACGATCGTCTACGTCGGACTGGCGGGCGTGCTCTCGATCGGAACGAAACACCTGCGGTTCGGCCTCGCCGCCGCGCTCGTCTCGCTGGTCAGTTTCACCAGAGTCGCACTCGGCGTCCACTACGTCGTCGACGTCGTCGCCGGAGTCGGGATCGGACTGGCTCTGTTGCTCGCGACTCGAGCGCTTTTGGCCCGCGAGTTCGCCGACCGACCGACGATCACCTTCGCGCTCGGAATCGGTTTCAGCGCGTTCTTTCTCGTTGCGAGCGACTGGACGGCGGACGCGGTGCTCCTCTGTGCCGGCTCGGTGGGTGCCTTCGGTGGCTGGCAACTCGTTATGCTCGGTCGGGACGCGGTCGCCGTCTCGTCGCTCTCGAGGGCGCTCCGCTCGATCCTGTTGCGGGCTGGTGGTGCGGTCGTCGCGTCGATTCCGCTCGGCGTGGCGCTCGTATCGCTCTCCGCCGTCGCCGGGATCGTCGGGTTCGTAACGGGTGCGATCGTCGTGCTCCCCGTCGTTCGCCACTCGGAGCGCGTCCGAGACCTGTTCGCACGAACACGACATCCGCGACGATCGAAGTAA
- a CDS encoding RIO1 family regulatory kinase/ATPase domain-containing protein: MDIRRLARGTVEWDRLERVVQTLADRYDREAVRVEFLEADNWLSTPCVIDEEWFVKIVSRQNALVHAVLTTGRNVGAVSAGTGGFFGRFDTPREMVEHEYEATERMREIGINAPQPIDAFEVNGLGVLVLEYLPKFRSLDDAPDWLVAERAPELFEMLATLRDHGMAHGDLRAENILLCEGEFYFIDATNVHEDRVAETTAYDLACALAVLEPRIGARDAVGAAATVYDAEELLSTRRFLDFVRLRPDHEFDSMTLRTELERAAELGQG, translated from the coding sequence ATGGACATCCGCCGGCTCGCGCGAGGGACTGTCGAGTGGGACCGCCTCGAGCGTGTTGTCCAGACGCTGGCGGATCGATACGACCGCGAGGCGGTTCGCGTGGAGTTTCTCGAGGCCGACAACTGGCTGTCGACGCCCTGCGTCATCGACGAGGAGTGGTTCGTCAAGATCGTCTCGAGGCAGAACGCGCTCGTCCATGCCGTGTTGACGACCGGACGTAACGTCGGCGCGGTATCGGCGGGCACCGGCGGTTTTTTCGGTCGGTTCGACACGCCGCGAGAGATGGTCGAACACGAGTACGAGGCGACGGAGCGGATGCGCGAGATCGGCATCAACGCGCCCCAACCGATCGACGCCTTCGAGGTCAACGGGCTGGGCGTGCTCGTCCTCGAGTACCTGCCGAAGTTCCGTTCGTTAGACGACGCCCCCGACTGGCTCGTCGCCGAGCGCGCGCCGGAACTGTTCGAGATGCTGGCCACGCTACGCGACCACGGGATGGCTCACGGCGACCTGCGCGCCGAGAACATCCTGCTGTGTGAGGGCGAGTTCTACTTCATCGACGCCACCAACGTCCACGAGGACCGCGTCGCCGAGACCACCGCGTACGACCTCGCGTGTGCACTGGCTGTCCTCGAGCCGCGAATCGGCGCTCGAGACGCCGTCGGCGCGGCCGCGACGGTCTACGACGCCGAGGAACTGCTCTCGACGCGGCGGTTCCTCGATTTCGTTCGGCTGCGCCCCGACCACGAGTTCGATTCGATGACGCTCCGAACCGAACTCGAGAGGGCGGCGGAGCTGGGCCAGGGCTGA
- a CDS encoding DUF7544 domain-containing protein: MDAIDDLSDAITVTRNFLTPIRVGMWVKLAIIVFFVSSLGFNGAAPGGDFGSFAGDPAFENGQTDQVEGDVPTDELVLGLVIIGAIALVLWLGYSLIAGVMEFVFLESLRTGEVHVRRYFSANLGNGIRLFAFRVGVTLGIGLLAGAPVAIVWLQGTLSDVSAALIGLYALYAFGLFLVYALVDRFTSEFVAAIMLLEDRGVLSAWSRFWGTFRANWTEYVVYLVLVWILSLAITIAAGFVMVLGILVLAIPFGIVIFLLSLLGDVGIVLALLVVLVAFAVVLLFVALVWTPITTYFRYYALLVLGDTNAELDLIPDQRAAARFDGGEPTGRDDHWNDGRGDERDRSDRGDGWSTDDGDAWDNDSSAWDDPNDAADPDSDDRDSDDDRGW, encoded by the coding sequence ATGGATGCGATCGACGACCTCAGTGATGCGATCACCGTCACGCGAAACTTTCTGACGCCGATACGGGTGGGAATGTGGGTCAAACTCGCGATCATCGTCTTCTTCGTGAGTTCGCTCGGGTTCAATGGGGCGGCTCCCGGCGGCGACTTCGGGTCCTTCGCCGGCGATCCGGCGTTCGAGAACGGGCAGACCGACCAGGTCGAGGGGGACGTCCCGACCGATGAGCTCGTCCTCGGGCTGGTCATCATCGGTGCGATCGCGCTGGTCCTCTGGCTGGGCTACTCGCTCATCGCCGGAGTCATGGAGTTCGTCTTCCTCGAATCGTTACGGACGGGCGAGGTCCACGTGAGACGCTACTTCTCGGCGAACCTCGGCAACGGGATTCGGCTGTTCGCGTTCCGAGTCGGCGTCACGCTCGGTATCGGACTCCTCGCGGGTGCCCCCGTAGCGATCGTCTGGTTGCAAGGAACCCTCAGTGACGTTTCGGCCGCGTTGATCGGGTTGTACGCGCTGTACGCCTTCGGACTGTTCCTGGTGTACGCGCTCGTCGACCGCTTTACCAGCGAGTTCGTCGCCGCCATCATGCTCCTCGAGGATCGCGGCGTTCTCAGCGCGTGGAGTCGATTCTGGGGGACGTTTCGGGCTAACTGGACGGAGTACGTCGTCTACCTCGTGTTGGTCTGGATCCTCTCGCTCGCGATCACGATCGCCGCCGGGTTCGTGATGGTGCTCGGCATCCTGGTGCTGGCCATCCCCTTTGGTATCGTGATATTCCTGTTGTCCCTCCTCGGAGACGTCGGCATCGTTCTGGCCCTTCTCGTCGTATTGGTGGCGTTCGCAGTCGTCCTGCTCTTCGTGGCGCTCGTCTGGACGCCCATCACCACCTACTTCCGGTACTACGCGCTGTTGGTGCTCGGCGATACGAACGCCGAACTCGACCTTATTCCCGACCAGCGTGCGGCGGCGCGGTTCGACGGCGGCGAACCGACCGGTCGCGACGATCACTGGAACGACGGACGTGGCGACGAGCGGGATCGATCGGATCGCGGCGACGGCTGGTCGACGGACGACGGCGACGCGTGGGATAACGACTCGAGCGCGTGGGACGACCCGAACGACGCCGCCGACCCCGATTCGGACGACCGCGACTCGGATGACGATCGGGGCTGGTAA
- a CDS encoding acyl-CoA dehydrogenase family protein: MDTDLPDEHRMIRESVRDFCETEIEPIAQEIEDEHRFPAEIFEQLADLDMMGVPIAEANGGLGGDTLMYALVAEELGRVSGSIGLSYVAHTSLASKPIELFGTDAQKERWLRPLAEGEHLGGWALTEPASGSDASDMDTTARKEGGEWVLNGTKQFITNASEAGSVLVKAVTDPDAGYDGISTFIVDPREDDGFEVTTIWEKMGLNASPTCEIHLEDVRLPEDRLLGGEGEGWDQTKKTLDGGRISIAALSTGLAQGAYEHAKTYSKEREQFGQPISKFDAIRDKIVDMHRKTERARLLTYRAARTYDKGEPVTRESALAKLDASEAAREVAEDAVQVLGGYGYTTDFAPQRFYRDAKLMEIGEGTSEIQHLVIGRELGL, translated from the coding sequence ATGGACACCGATCTGCCTGACGAACACCGAATGATTCGGGAGTCCGTCAGGGACTTCTGCGAGACCGAGATCGAGCCGATCGCTCAGGAGATCGAGGACGAGCACCGTTTTCCCGCCGAAATCTTCGAGCAACTCGCGGATCTCGACATGATGGGTGTCCCTATCGCGGAGGCAAACGGCGGTCTCGGGGGAGACACGCTCATGTACGCGCTCGTCGCCGAGGAACTCGGTCGCGTTTCCGGCTCCATCGGTCTGTCGTACGTCGCGCACACGTCGCTCGCGTCGAAACCGATCGAACTGTTCGGAACCGATGCACAGAAAGAGCGCTGGCTGCGCCCGCTCGCGGAGGGCGAGCACCTCGGCGGCTGGGCGCTGACCGAACCGGCCAGCGGCTCCGACGCGTCGGACATGGACACGACCGCACGGAAGGAGGGTGGAGAGTGGGTGTTAAACGGCACCAAGCAGTTCATCACGAACGCCTCCGAGGCCGGTTCCGTCCTGGTGAAAGCCGTTACGGACCCCGACGCGGGCTACGACGGCATCTCGACGTTCATCGTTGATCCGCGCGAAGACGACGGCTTCGAGGTCACGACGATCTGGGAGAAGATGGGACTGAACGCCTCGCCGACCTGCGAAATTCACCTCGAGGACGTTCGACTCCCCGAGGACCGCCTGCTCGGCGGGGAAGGCGAGGGCTGGGACCAGACCAAAAAGACGCTCGACGGCGGACGGATCTCCATCGCCGCGCTCTCGACCGGACTGGCCCAAGGAGCCTACGAGCACGCGAAGACCTACAGCAAAGAGCGCGAGCAGTTCGGTCAGCCGATTTCGAAGTTCGACGCCATCCGGGACAAGATCGTCGATATGCATCGGAAAACCGAGCGCGCACGCCTGCTCACCTACCGCGCTGCCCGCACGTACGACAAGGGAGAACCGGTGACTCGAGAGTCCGCCCTCGCGAAACTCGACGCCAGCGAGGCCGCCCGCGAAGTCGCCGAAGACGCCGTACAGGTGCTCGGCGGGTACGGCTACACCACCGACTTCGCGCCCCAGCGGTTCTACCGGGACGCCAAGCTGATGGAGATCGGCGAAGGAACCAGCGAGATCCAGCACCTCGTGATCGGCCGGGAGCTAGGGCTCTAA
- a CDS encoding DUF6517 family protein produces MNRRTLLGGLGVAGLAGLSGCLGLIGMAEHESSPAGVDANVRSETGYDQTNVDEIVVEEDVGIGPASETIVVTNYLTEHEKAVDMGPLGRQRGAVFMVLTTPKVSLVGRNFNPVEDMSAAELVELIQHNYDDISDISHEEDADVTSLEQTATRSRFRADAVFSGQSLEVDLHVSEAVEAGDDLLVTIGVYPRQLRGQEEANIVALMEGVVTDIETDDAESNDGDTDEDSGNDTEGDDADGSGNDDTDGNDADDNGSDDGGILGALE; encoded by the coding sequence ATGAATCGCAGAACGCTTCTCGGCGGACTCGGCGTCGCGGGACTCGCCGGTCTCTCCGGCTGTCTCGGCCTGATCGGAATGGCCGAACACGAATCGTCGCCAGCGGGCGTCGACGCAAACGTTCGTTCGGAGACGGGATACGACCAGACGAACGTCGACGAGATCGTCGTCGAAGAGGACGTCGGCATCGGACCCGCGTCGGAGACCATCGTCGTCACGAACTACCTCACCGAACACGAGAAGGCGGTGGACATGGGCCCCCTCGGTCGTCAGCGCGGAGCCGTCTTCATGGTGCTCACAACGCCGAAGGTCAGCTTGGTGGGCCGTAATTTCAACCCCGTCGAGGATATGTCGGCTGCGGAGCTTGTCGAACTGATCCAGCACAACTACGACGACATCAGCGATATCTCTCACGAGGAAGACGCCGACGTCACGTCCCTCGAGCAGACGGCGACCCGGTCGCGGTTTCGCGCCGATGCGGTCTTCTCCGGGCAGAGCCTCGAGGTCGACCTCCACGTCAGCGAGGCCGTCGAGGCGGGCGACGACCTGCTCGTGACGATCGGCGTCTACCCCCGACAGCTCCGCGGGCAGGAGGAGGCGAACATCGTCGCTCTCATGGAGGGAGTAGTTACGGATATCGAGACGGACGACGCGGAGTCGAACGACGGCGATACCGACGAGGATAGCGGTAACGACACTGAGGGGGACGACGCCGATGGAAGCGGAAACGACGATACCGACGGGAACGACGCGGACGACAACGGTAGCGACGACGGCGGTATACTCGGTGCGCTCGAGTAG
- a CDS encoding DUF2062 domain-containing protein: MVGERLAQYRDRVRRKLLAAFREEHTPEQVALSFAIGIFITSLPTGGLGIGLFFVLVAIWSWISKPAIFASVAVLNPIIKPLVYLASFQTGAFLLGSDSVRSRDAINTETAWVAIQQLLLGNVVIAVILSSLGYVLVLYLTRVHRERFSRQSGSSLASEILGFFRRE; the protein is encoded by the coding sequence ATGGTAGGGGAACGGCTCGCCCAGTATCGCGATCGAGTCCGTCGAAAGCTCCTCGCGGCGTTCCGCGAGGAACACACCCCAGAACAGGTTGCCCTGAGCTTTGCCATCGGCATCTTCATCACGTCGCTCCCGACCGGCGGTCTCGGGATCGGTCTGTTTTTCGTTCTCGTCGCGATATGGTCGTGGATCAGCAAACCCGCGATTTTCGCCTCCGTTGCCGTGCTCAACCCGATCATCAAACCCCTGGTGTACCTCGCGAGTTTTCAGACCGGGGCGTTCTTGTTGGGTTCGGATTCGGTTCGTTCGCGCGACGCGATAAACACAGAGACGGCGTGGGTCGCGATTCAGCAACTGCTTCTCGGAAACGTCGTTATCGCGGTTATTCTCTCGTCGCTCGGATACGTCCTCGTCTTGTACCTGACGCGCGTACATCGTGAACGGTTCAGCCGACAGTCCGGTTCGTCACTCGCTTCGGAGATACTGGGATTCTTCCGGCGGGAGTAA
- a CDS encoding Glu/Leu/Phe/Val family dehydrogenase: MTEGVNPFESLQSQIDEAAAHLEIGSDVIERLKHPERVLETNLTIERDDGELERFKAFRSQFNGDRGPYKGGIRYHPQVSRDEVKALSGWMVYKCATVGIPYGGGKGGIVIDPDDYSESELERVTRAFATELRPMIGEDRDIPAPDVNTGQREMNWIKDTYETLENTTEPGVITGKNIASGGSEGRVEATGRSTVIAAREAFDYLDKDLEGATVAVQGYGNAGWIAAKLIDEMGATVVAASDSSGGIYNPDGFDPVAAKDHKNETGSIVGYAESEEDVTNEEVLTMDVDLLIPAALENAIDADLANAVEADVISEAANGPLTPEADALLERRDVFVVPDILANAGGVTVSYFEWVQNRQRFSWTEQRVNDELEEIIVDAFVALVETLEENALDNPRTAAYVVAIQRVADAFEEAGSFP; this comes from the coding sequence ATGACCGAGGGCGTGAACCCATTCGAAAGCCTGCAGTCACAGATCGACGAGGCTGCAGCCCACCTCGAGATTGGCAGCGACGTGATCGAGCGGCTCAAACACCCGGAGCGAGTTCTCGAGACCAACCTCACGATCGAACGGGACGACGGCGAACTCGAGCGCTTCAAAGCCTTCCGCTCGCAGTTCAACGGCGATCGCGGCCCGTACAAAGGTGGCATCCGCTACCATCCACAGGTTTCCCGCGACGAAGTGAAGGCGCTATCGGGCTGGATGGTGTACAAATGTGCAACTGTCGGGATTCCCTACGGCGGCGGAAAGGGAGGGATCGTCATCGATCCCGACGACTACTCCGAGAGCGAACTCGAGCGCGTCACTCGCGCGTTCGCAACGGAACTCCGCCCCATGATCGGTGAAGACCGCGACATCCCCGCCCCCGACGTGAACACGGGCCAGCGGGAGATGAACTGGATCAAAGACACCTACGAGACGCTCGAGAACACCACGGAACCGGGCGTCATCACGGGCAAGAACATCGCCAGCGGCGGCAGCGAGGGACGCGTCGAGGCGACCGGTCGATCGACGGTAATCGCGGCCCGCGAGGCCTTCGACTACCTCGACAAAGATCTCGAGGGAGCGACCGTCGCCGTTCAGGGCTACGGTAACGCCGGCTGGATCGCCGCGAAGCTGATCGACGAGATGGGCGCGACCGTCGTCGCCGCCAGCGACTCGAGCGGTGGGATCTACAACCCCGACGGCTTCGATCCGGTCGCGGCCAAAGATCACAAGAACGAGACCGGCAGCATCGTCGGCTACGCGGAGAGCGAGGAGGACGTGACGAACGAGGAGGTTCTGACGATGGACGTCGACTTGCTCATCCCCGCCGCGCTCGAGAACGCCATCGACGCCGATCTCGCCAACGCGGTCGAGGCGGACGTCATCTCGGAGGCCGCGAACGGGCCGCTGACGCCCGAGGCCGACGCGCTCCTCGAACGCAGGGACGTGTTCGTCGTTCCGGACATTCTCGCCAACGCCGGCGGCGTCACGGTCAGTTACTTCGAGTGGGTCCAGAACCGGCAGCGCTTCTCCTGGACCGAACAGCGAGTTAACGACGAACTCGAGGAGATCATCGTCGACGCCTTCGTCGCGCTCGTCGAGACGCTCGAGGAGAACGCACTCGACAATCCGCGGACCGCGGCGTACGTGGTAGCGATCCAGCGCGTCGCCGACGCCTTCGAGGAAGCCGGTTCGTTCCCCTGA